The proteins below are encoded in one region of Castor canadensis chromosome 6, mCasCan1.hap1v2, whole genome shotgun sequence:
- the Slc26a2 gene encoding sulfate transporter, with protein MSSESKEQHDSSSRDTDEGNDSLSSGVPLETQKERSTDFKQVETNDQCRLYRRIHVEPQEKSNTNIKQLVIRKLQKSCQCSPTKAKNMIFDFLPVLRWFPKYDLKKNILGDVMSGLIVGILLVPQSIAYSLLAGQEPIYGLYTSFFASIIYFLFGTSRHISVGIFGVLCLMIGEVVDREVHKAGYDTADTAPSLGIVSNGSILMNHTSEGICDKSCYAIKIGSTVTFMAGIYQVAMGFFQVGFISVYLSDALLSGFVTGASFTILTSQAKYLLGLSLPRSNGAGSLITTWIHIFRNIHKTNLCDLITSLLCLLVLLPTKELNEHFKSKLKAPIPTELIVVVAATLASHFGKLNENYNSSISGHIPTGFMPPRAPDWNLIPNVAIDAIAISIIGFAITVSLSEMFAKKHGYTVKANQEMYAIGFCNIIPSFFHCITTSAALAKTLVKESTGCQTQLSAVVTALVLLLVLLVIAPLFFSLQKCVLGVITIVNLRGALCKFRDLPKMWRVSRMDTVIWFVTMLSSALISTEIGLLVGVCFSMFCVILRTQKPKISLLGLVEESEIFECMTDYKNLQTTPGIKIFRFIAPLYYINKECFKSALYKKTLNPILVKAARKKAAKRKLKEETVTFSGIQDEVSVQLSHDPLELHTIVIDCGSVQFLDTAGIHVLKEVRRDYEAIGIQVLLAQCNPSVKDSLARGEYCKKEEENLLFYTVYEAVAFAVESQNQKGICVLNGLSFSSD; from the exons ATGTCTTCAGAAAGTAAAGAGCAACATGACTCTTCATCCAGAGACACAGATGAAGGAAATGACAGTCTTTCATCTGGGGTCCCCCTGGAGACTCAAAAGGAACGAAGTACTGACTTCAAGCAAGTTGAGACCAATGATCAATGCAGACTTTATCGTAGGATCCATGTGGAGCCTCAAGAGAAATCAAATACTAACATCAAGCAGCTTGTTATCAGAAAGCTACAGAAGAGTTGCCAGTGTAGcccaactaaagcaaaaaatatgatttttgatttccttcctgtTTTGCGGTGGTTCCCAAAATATGatctaaagaaaaacattttaggaGATGTGATGTCTGGTTTGATTGTGGGCATCTTATTGGTGCCCCAGTCCATTGCTTATTCCCTCTTGGCTGGCCAAGAACCTATCTATGGTCTGTATACATCTTTTTTTGCCAGCATCATTTATTTCCTGTTTGGTACCTCCCGTCACATCTCTGTGGGCATTTTTGGAGTGCTGTGCCTTATGATTGGTGAGGTAGTTGACCGAGAAGTACACAAAGCTGGCTACGACACTGCTGATACTGCTCCTTCTTTAGGAATAGTTTCTAATGGGAGCATATTAATGAATCACACATCAGAAGGGATATGTGACAAAAGTTGCTATGCAATTAAAATTGGCAGCACTGTGACCTTTATGGCTGGAATTTATCAG GTAGCGATGGGCTTCTTTCAAGTGGGCTTTATTTCTGTCTACCTCTCAGATGCCTTGCTGAGTGGATTTGTCACTGGTGCCTCCTTCACTATTCTTACATCTCAGGCCAAGTATCTCCTTGGACTAAGCCTTCCTCGGAGTAATGGCGCGGGCTCACTCATCACTACATGGATACATATCTTCAGAAACATCCATAAGACCAATCTCTGTGATCTCATCACCAGCCTTCTGTGTCTTTTGGTCCTTTTGCCAACCAAAGAACTCAATGAGCACTTCAAGTCCAAGCTCAAGGCACCAATTCCTACTGAACTCATTGTTGTTGTGGCAGCCACACTAGCATCTCATTTTGGAAAACTAAATGAGAATTACAATTCCAGTATTTCTGGACATATTCCCACTGGGTTTATGCCACCCAGAGCTCCAGACTGGAACCTAATACCTAACGTGGCTATAGATGCAATAGCTATTTCTATCATTGGTTTTGCTATCACTGTATCACTTTCTGAGATGTTTGCCAAGAAGCATGGCTACACAGTCAAAGCAAATCAGGAAATGTATGCCATTGGCTTCTGCAATATTatcccttccttctttcactgCATTACTACTAGTGCAGCTCTCGCAAAAACACTGGTTAAAGAATCAACAGGTTGCCAAACTCAGCTATCAGCTGTGGTGACAGCTTTGGTTCTTCTGTTGGTCCTTCTGGTAATAGCTCCTTTATTCTTTTCACTTCAGAAGTGTGTCCTTGGTGTGATCACTATTGTAAATCTTCGGGGAGCCCTTTGTAAATTTAGAGATCTGCCCAAGATGTGGAGGGTTAGCAGAATGGATACAGTTATATGGTTTGTTACTATGCTGTCCTCTGCTCTGATAAGCACTGAAATAGGCCTGCTTGTTGGGGTTTGTTTTTCTATGTTTTGTGTCATACTCCGCACACAGAAGCCAAAGATTTCATTGCTTGGTTTGGTGGAAGAGTCTGAAATCTTTGAATGCATGACTGATTACAAGAACCTTCAGACTACACCAGGCATCAAGATTTTCCGCTTCATAGCCCCTCTCTACTACATAAACAAAGAATGCTTTAAATCTGCTTTATACAAAAAAACTTTAAACCCAATCTTAGTAAAGGCAGCTCGGAAGAAGGCAGCAAAGAGAAAACTCAAAGAGGAAACAGTGACTTTCAGTGGAATCCAGGATGAAGTTTCAGTGCAACTTTCCCATGATCCCCTGGAGCTGCACACAATAGTGATTGACTGCGGCTCAGTACAGTTTTTAGATACAGCAGGGATCCATGTACTGAAAGAAGTCCGAAGAGATTATGAAGCCATTGGCATTCAGGTTCTGCTGGCTCAGTGCAATCCCTCTGTGAAGGATTCCTTGGCCAGAGGAGAATACtgcaaaaaggaagaagaaaaccttCTCTTCTACACTGTGTATGAAGCAGTGGCTTTTGCTGTAGAATCTCAAAACCAGAAAGGAATTTGTGTTCTCAATGGTCTGAGTTTTTCCAGTGATTGa